From one Salinibacterium hongtaonis genomic stretch:
- the ptsP gene encoding phosphoenolpyruvate--protein phosphotransferase: MRELRGIGVGRGIASGPVLRMPDPLPEPPATPRTADADTENAAVTEALAAVAAELAAKGAAAGGDAQGVLEAQAMMAQDPGLVEDVASRIKNGSTGERAVFDAFAAFQQLLTSMGGYMAERAADLGDVSQRIIARLRGVPAPGVPTSDSPFVLVAHDLAPADTAMLDLDKVLALITRDGGPTSHTAILARSKSITAIVGVSGADELSDGTIVIVDAGAGLVTVEPTSAEIASAETRTAELKAIVNAPITDGALADGTRVPLLANLGSPKDAAAAVELGAEGVGLFRTEFLFLDSTTAPTIEQQQADYTAVLQAFPGKKVVVRCLDAGADKPLSFLNDAEEENPALGLRGLRALRANEQILRDQLTALARAQEDSNAELWVMAPMVSDVEETEYFVAIARELGVKVAGVMAEIPALALMADQVAAASDFVSIGTNDLTQYTMAADRMLGSVAAYQDAWHPAVLRLVKMLGDAGRANNTPVGVCGEAAADPLLAVVLVGLGATSLSMTPAALADVRAELLLHTREEAAALAEAALGSRTAMDARDAARAVVSARSH, encoded by the coding sequence ATGCGAGAACTGCGAGGCATAGGAGTCGGTCGGGGAATCGCGTCGGGACCGGTGCTGAGGATGCCCGACCCGCTGCCAGAGCCCCCCGCGACGCCCCGCACCGCTGACGCGGACACCGAGAACGCCGCGGTGACAGAAGCCCTCGCAGCCGTCGCTGCCGAGCTTGCGGCGAAAGGCGCTGCCGCAGGAGGCGACGCCCAGGGCGTGCTCGAGGCCCAAGCCATGATGGCGCAGGACCCTGGCCTCGTTGAGGACGTGGCGTCGCGCATCAAGAACGGCAGCACCGGGGAGCGTGCCGTGTTCGACGCCTTCGCTGCGTTCCAGCAGCTGCTCACCTCAATGGGCGGTTACATGGCTGAGCGGGCCGCTGATCTCGGCGATGTCTCGCAGCGCATCATTGCTCGGCTCCGCGGGGTGCCCGCGCCGGGGGTTCCAACATCCGATAGTCCCTTCGTATTGGTCGCCCACGACCTAGCGCCCGCAGACACGGCCATGCTCGACCTCGACAAGGTGCTCGCCCTGATCACGCGCGACGGCGGTCCCACCTCGCACACCGCCATCCTGGCCCGCTCCAAATCGATCACGGCGATCGTCGGGGTATCAGGGGCGGACGAGCTCTCCGACGGCACCATCGTCATTGTCGATGCCGGAGCGGGGCTCGTGACGGTCGAGCCGACCTCGGCGGAGATTGCCTCCGCAGAGACCCGGACCGCTGAGCTCAAGGCCATTGTCAATGCGCCGATCACCGACGGCGCCCTCGCCGACGGCACTCGGGTTCCCCTCCTGGCCAACCTTGGAAGCCCCAAAGATGCCGCAGCAGCGGTCGAGCTGGGCGCAGAAGGTGTTGGGCTCTTTCGTACTGAATTTCTCTTTCTCGACTCGACAACCGCTCCGACCATCGAGCAGCAGCAGGCCGACTACACGGCGGTGTTGCAGGCCTTCCCTGGCAAAAAGGTTGTCGTTCGTTGCCTCGATGCCGGTGCCGATAAGCCCCTGAGCTTTCTCAATGACGCAGAAGAGGAGAATCCGGCCCTGGGGCTTCGCGGCCTCCGGGCACTGCGCGCCAACGAACAGATCCTGCGGGACCAGCTCACCGCCCTCGCCCGCGCGCAGGAGGACAGCAACGCCGAGCTCTGGGTCATGGCGCCCATGGTCTCCGACGTCGAAGAAACCGAATACTTCGTTGCGATCGCCCGTGAGCTTGGCGTCAAGGTCGCAGGAGTTATGGCCGAAATCCCTGCGCTAGCGCTCATGGCAGACCAGGTCGCCGCCGCGAGCGACTTTGTGAGCATCGGCACGAATGACCTCACCCAGTACACGATGGCGGCCGACCGGATGCTCGGCAGCGTGGCCGCCTATCAGGACGCGTGGCATCCTGCCGTGCTCAGGCTCGTCAAGATGCTCGGCGACGCTGGCCGCGCCAACAACACGCCTGTTGGGGTCTGTGGTGAGGCCGCCGCCGACCCTCTGCTCGCCGTCGTTCTCGTTGGGCTGGGGGCCACCTCGCTCTCGATGACCCCGGCCGCGCTCGCCGATGTTCGGGCCGAGCTTTTGCTCCACACCCGCGAAGAAGCTGCGGCGCTCGCCGAGGCAGCGCTCGGCTCGCGCACCGCAATGGATGCCCGCGACGCTGCGAGGGCAGTCGTGTCCGCTCGATCTCACTAA
- a CDS encoding PTS mannitol transporter subunit IICB gives MTTESPTRRGGGARVGIQRFGTFLSGMIMPNIPALIAWGIITAFFIPDGWTPNEGLATLVGPTIHYLLPLLIANTAGRMVYDTRGGVVATVATMGTIAGSDYLIALFNESQPAGEAPLGQVHMFIGAMIMGPLAAWGMKRLDALWAGKVKAGFEMLVDMFSAGIFSFAMAVVGFYILAPIVNWIMDVIGTAVGWLVITGLLPLTSILIEPAKVFFLNNAINHGVLTPLGVAEAAETGKSILFLLEANPGPGLGVLLAFTFFGTGMARASAPGAAIIQFFGGIHEIYFPYVLMKPLLLLAVIAGGMTGVATNALFDSGLRAPAAPGSIIAVLAQTASDSYLGVILSVVLSATVTFLIGSIILRASRKNDLRKGGADLAAAVAQTEANKGKSSAVLGGLVTPDSDARSDSAAAGAEGTTSTDTRIDNVVFACDAGMGSSAMGASVLRNKVKKAGIEGVTVVNKSIANLDGTEDLVITHQDLTARATDKTPNARHISVDNFMNSPKYDEVVELLKSQNDR, from the coding sequence ATGACAACGGAGTCACCCACCCGCCGTGGGGGCGGAGCGCGCGTAGGAATTCAGCGCTTTGGCACCTTCCTCAGCGGAATGATCATGCCCAACATTCCGGCGCTCATCGCCTGGGGCATCATCACCGCGTTCTTTATCCCGGACGGATGGACCCCCAACGAGGGCCTTGCAACACTCGTCGGCCCCACGATTCACTACCTTCTGCCGCTTCTTATCGCCAACACCGCCGGCCGGATGGTCTACGACACCCGAGGCGGTGTCGTAGCGACCGTGGCAACGATGGGCACGATTGCGGGTTCCGACTACCTCATCGCTCTGTTCAACGAGTCGCAGCCAGCGGGCGAGGCGCCCCTCGGACAGGTGCACATGTTCATCGGTGCGATGATCATGGGCCCGCTCGCGGCGTGGGGTATGAAGCGCCTCGACGCTCTTTGGGCTGGCAAGGTCAAGGCGGGCTTCGAAATGCTCGTGGATATGTTCTCGGCCGGTATCTTCTCGTTCGCCATGGCCGTCGTTGGCTTCTACATCCTTGCCCCGATCGTCAACTGGATTATGGATGTCATCGGCACCGCGGTCGGGTGGCTCGTCATCACGGGCCTACTGCCGCTGACCAGCATTCTGATTGAGCCCGCCAAGGTCTTCTTTCTCAACAACGCCATAAACCACGGTGTTCTCACGCCGCTCGGTGTTGCTGAGGCGGCGGAGACCGGCAAGTCGATCCTGTTCCTACTCGAGGCGAACCCCGGTCCTGGCCTCGGCGTGCTTCTCGCCTTCACGTTCTTCGGCACAGGGATGGCCCGCGCGAGCGCGCCAGGAGCGGCAATTATTCAGTTCTTCGGTGGAATCCACGAGATCTACTTCCCCTACGTGCTGATGAAGCCGCTTCTGCTCCTCGCGGTGATCGCCGGAGGTATGACGGGCGTCGCCACGAACGCTCTGTTCGACAGTGGCCTTCGCGCGCCTGCAGCTCCCGGCAGCATCATCGCGGTGCTCGCCCAGACGGCAAGCGACAGCTACCTCGGCGTCATACTCTCCGTGGTGCTCTCCGCGACTGTCACGTTCCTGATCGGCAGCATCATCCTGCGGGCAAGCCGCAAGAACGACCTGCGCAAGGGAGGCGCCGATCTCGCGGCTGCTGTTGCCCAGACCGAAGCAAACAAGGGCAAGTCGTCCGCAGTGCTCGGTGGACTGGTCACACCGGATTCCGACGCGCGCTCCGACTCGGCAGCCGCCGGGGCCGAGGGCACGACTTCCACGGACACGCGCATCGATAACGTCGTGTTCGCCTGCGACGCCGGAATGGGATCGAGCGCAATGGGAGCATCCGTATTGCGGAACAAGGTTAAGAAGGCTGGAATTGAGGGAGTGACGGTCGTGAACAAGTCGATCGCCAACCTCGACGGCACGGAGGACCTGGTGATCACCCATCAAGACCTCACGGCTCGAGCGACGGATAAGACGCCGAACGCGCGCCACATCTCCGTTGACAATTTCATGAACAGCCCCAAGTACGACGAAGTGGTCGAATTGCTCAAGTCGCAGAACGACCGATAA
- a CDS encoding PTS sugar transporter subunit IIA, producing MESQVLQLSQIRIGGEATTKTEAMREAHSILMEAGAVTSAYLPAMLEREESVSTYMGNFLAIPHGTNESKESILRSALSFVRYDQPIDWDGNPVRFVVGIAGIENQHLDILSKIAIVFSDEDEVQALLDAASPEEILDILSEVNS from the coding sequence ATGGAGTCACAGGTACTGCAGCTCAGCCAGATTCGCATCGGTGGCGAAGCCACCACCAAGACGGAGGCCATGCGCGAGGCGCACAGCATCCTCATGGAGGCAGGGGCGGTCACATCGGCCTACCTGCCCGCGATGCTGGAGCGTGAGGAGTCAGTGTCGACCTATATGGGGAACTTCCTGGCCATTCCGCACGGAACCAACGAGAGCAAAGAGTCGATTCTGCGCTCGGCGCTCTCGTTTGTGCGCTACGACCAGCCGATCGATTGGGACGGAAACCCGGTGCGTTTTGTTGTCGGCATCGCCGGCATCGAAAACCAGCACCTCGACATACTTTCCAAGATCGCCATCGTGTTCTCGGACGAGGACGAGGTACAGGCCCTGCTTGACGCTGCAAGCCCGGAGGAGATTCTCGACATTCTGTCTGAGGTGAATTCCTGA
- a CDS encoding mannitol-1-phosphate 5-dehydrogenase, translated as MKAVHCGAGNIGRGFVGLLLHEAGYDVVFSDVNAELIGQLTAADSYTVHEVGEGARDHEVTGFRAIDSSASPQSLVDEITSADLVTTAVGPTVLRFIAPAIAQGLLARSDDVAPLGVMACENAINATDILRAEVERVLSEIAPGDALAALGRAVFANTAVDRIVPGQASGAGLDVTVESYYEWAIDRTPFGGAEPSIPGATFVDDLAPYIERKLFTVNTGHATIAYYGFVAGASAISDALARPEVEAAVRSVLMETKQLLVEKHGLDSAAQQAYIEKILVRFANPHLPDTVDRVGRQPLRKLSRHERFIGPAAELAERGYTPAALIDAVATALRFDVPEDEQSVELQQKLDALSAAQFTSEVCGIERSHPLFAPLAAAIEAQQTER; from the coding sequence ATGAAGGCCGTGCACTGCGGCGCCGGCAACATCGGTCGCGGCTTTGTGGGCCTGCTGCTGCACGAGGCGGGATATGACGTCGTGTTCTCGGATGTCAACGCCGAGCTCATTGGGCAGCTCACCGCAGCCGACTCCTACACTGTGCACGAGGTGGGGGAGGGTGCCAGAGATCACGAGGTGACGGGATTCAGAGCCATTGACAGCTCCGCAAGCCCGCAGAGTCTCGTCGACGAGATCACGAGCGCCGATCTCGTGACGACTGCGGTCGGACCCACAGTGCTCAGGTTTATCGCGCCCGCCATCGCCCAGGGGTTGCTCGCGCGTAGCGACGATGTCGCCCCGTTGGGCGTTATGGCGTGCGAGAACGCCATCAATGCCACGGACATCCTGCGTGCAGAGGTCGAGCGCGTCCTGTCGGAGATAGCCCCAGGAGATGCGCTCGCGGCGCTCGGTCGCGCGGTGTTTGCCAATACCGCTGTGGATCGCATTGTGCCGGGCCAGGCATCCGGAGCAGGCCTCGATGTCACCGTCGAGAGCTACTACGAGTGGGCGATCGACCGAACGCCCTTTGGTGGAGCAGAGCCGAGCATTCCGGGAGCGACTTTTGTCGATGACCTCGCTCCCTACATTGAACGCAAGCTCTTCACGGTCAATACGGGGCATGCCACGATCGCCTATTACGGGTTTGTCGCCGGAGCCTCGGCAATATCGGATGCCCTCGCGCGCCCCGAGGTCGAGGCCGCCGTCCGATCCGTTCTTATGGAGACCAAGCAGCTTCTCGTGGAGAAGCACGGGCTCGACAGCGCGGCCCAGCAGGCCTATATCGAGAAGATCCTGGTGCGCTTCGCCAACCCCCATCTGCCGGACACGGTCGATCGAGTAGGGCGGCAACCGTTGCGCAAACTGAGCCGGCACGAGCGGTTCATCGGCCCGGCCGCAGAGCTTGCGGAACGCGGTTACACCCCCGCCGCGCTCATCGATGCGGTGGCGACTGCCCTTCGATTCGACGTGCCAGAAGACGAGCAGAGCGTTGAGCTTCAACAGAAACTCGATGCCCTCAGCGCCGCCCAGTTCACCAGCGAGGTGTGCGGAATCGAGCGGTCACATCCGCTATTCGCTCCGCTGGCGGCGGCCATAGAAGCCCAGCAGACCGAGCGCTAG
- a CDS encoding succinate dehydrogenase iron-sulfur subunit translates to MSTATAEVVPVAEAPIPSFTVTLIIRRFDPDVDTEARWEDFDVEMYPTDRILDALHKIKWEQDGSLTFRRSCAHGICGSDAMRINGRNRLACKTLIKDLDISKPIYIEAIKGLPLEKDLIVDMEPFFDSFKDIQPFLIAGKAPEKGKERQQSVAERARFDDTTKCILCAACTSSCPVFWTDGQYFGPAAIVNAHRFIFDSRDEGSETRLDILNDKEGVWRCRTTFNCTEACPRGIQVTQAIAEVKQAIMRGKP, encoded by the coding sequence ATGTCCACGGCAACAGCTGAGGTCGTGCCCGTCGCGGAGGCCCCGATCCCCTCATTCACGGTGACCCTCATCATCCGGCGCTTCGACCCCGATGTCGACACTGAGGCCCGCTGGGAGGACTTCGACGTCGAGATGTACCCCACGGACCGCATCCTCGACGCACTGCACAAGATCAAGTGGGAGCAGGACGGCTCGCTCACGTTCCGTCGCTCATGCGCCCATGGCATCTGCGGCTCCGACGCCATGCGCATCAACGGCCGCAACCGTCTGGCCTGCAAGACGCTCATCAAGGACCTCGATATTTCGAAGCCCATCTACATCGAGGCCATCAAGGGTCTGCCGCTGGAGAAGGACCTCATTGTCGACATGGAGCCGTTCTTCGACTCCTTCAAGGACATTCAGCCCTTCCTCATCGCCGGCAAGGCACCAGAGAAGGGCAAGGAGCGCCAGCAGTCCGTTGCTGAGCGCGCCCGCTTCGACGACACCACCAAGTGCATCCTCTGCGCAGCGTGCACCTCGTCGTGCCCCGTGTTCTGGACCGACGGGCAGTACTTTGGCCCCGCAGCCATCGTGAACGCCCACCGCTTCATCTTCGACTCGCGCGATGAGGGATCCGAGACGCGTCTCGACATCCTCAACGACAAAGAGGGCGTGTGGCGCTGCCGCACCACCTTCAACTGCACCGAGGCATGCCCCCGCGGCATCCAGGTGACCCAGGCAATCGCCGAGGTCAAGCAGGCCATCATGCGCGGCAAGCCGTAA
- the sdhA gene encoding succinate dehydrogenase flavoprotein subunit — MGGSLFADAVPAVGESKVIDGVTYHQHDVIIVGAGGAGMRAAIEAGPNASTAVISKLYPTRSHTGAAQGGMAAALANVEEDNWEWHTFDTVKGGDYLVDQDAAEILAKEAIDAVIDLENMGLPFNRTPEGKIDQRRFGGHTRDHGKAPVRRACYAADRTGHMILQTLYQNCVKHGINFFNEFYVLDLIMSEVDGVKKPAGVVAYELATGQLHVFQGKAVIFATGGFGKVYKTTSNAHTLTGDGVGIIWRKGLPLEDMEFFQFHPTGLAGLGILLTEGARGEGAILRNASGERFMERYAPTIKDLAPRDIVARCMVQEVAEGRGAGPHKDYVYLDCTHLGAEVLETKLPDITEFARTYLGVDPVVEPVPVMPTAHYAMGGIPTNNNAEVLSDNTTVVPGLYAAGECACVSVHGSNRLGTNSLLDINVFGKRAGNNAAEYVKTAEFAPLPEDPTAEIRGLIEMLQSSTGTESIAAIRKELQEEMDRNAQVFRTDESLGKVTQTIHGLRQRYRNIAVQDKGKRFNTDLLEAIELGFLLDLAEVVVFSARNRKESRGGHMRDDYPNRDDETYMKHTMAYLTGDPHSADAADHIKLDWKPVVITNYQPMERKY; from the coding sequence ATCGGCGGCTCCCTCTTCGCGGATGCTGTACCTGCTGTAGGAGAGTCGAAGGTTATCGACGGCGTCACCTACCACCAGCACGACGTGATCATCGTCGGCGCTGGCGGCGCAGGAATGCGCGCCGCCATCGAGGCTGGCCCCAACGCCAGCACCGCCGTTATCTCCAAGCTTTACCCCACGCGTTCCCACACGGGCGCGGCGCAGGGCGGCATGGCCGCAGCGCTCGCAAACGTAGAAGAAGACAACTGGGAATGGCACACGTTCGACACCGTCAAGGGCGGCGACTACCTGGTTGACCAGGATGCTGCCGAGATCCTGGCGAAAGAAGCCATCGACGCGGTCATCGACCTCGAGAACATGGGTCTTCCGTTCAACCGCACGCCTGAAGGCAAGATCGACCAGCGTCGTTTCGGTGGCCACACGCGCGATCACGGCAAGGCTCCGGTTCGCCGTGCCTGCTACGCCGCCGACCGCACCGGTCACATGATTCTGCAGACGCTGTATCAGAACTGCGTCAAGCACGGCATCAACTTCTTCAACGAGTTCTACGTGCTCGACCTCATCATGAGCGAGGTTGACGGCGTCAAGAAGCCCGCTGGTGTTGTCGCCTACGAGCTTGCCACCGGCCAGCTCCACGTTTTCCAGGGCAAGGCCGTGATCTTTGCGACCGGTGGGTTCGGCAAGGTCTACAAGACCACGTCGAACGCCCACACCCTCACGGGTGACGGCGTTGGCATCATTTGGCGCAAGGGCCTGCCGCTCGAGGACATGGAGTTCTTCCAGTTCCACCCGACCGGACTCGCTGGCCTCGGCATCCTCCTCACCGAGGGTGCCCGCGGCGAAGGCGCGATCCTGCGCAACGCCAGCGGTGAGCGCTTCATGGAGCGGTACGCCCCCACCATCAAGGACCTCGCTCCCCGTGACATCGTGGCCCGGTGCATGGTTCAGGAGGTGGCAGAGGGACGCGGCGCGGGCCCCCACAAGGACTACGTCTACCTGGACTGCACGCACCTGGGTGCAGAGGTTCTCGAGACCAAGCTGCCCGACATCACGGAGTTCGCCCGCACCTACCTCGGTGTTGACCCCGTCGTCGAGCCCGTGCCGGTTATGCCGACCGCTCACTATGCGATGGGTGGCATCCCCACCAACAACAACGCAGAGGTTCTCTCGGACAACACCACCGTCGTTCCCGGCCTCTACGCCGCCGGCGAGTGCGCGTGTGTCTCGGTTCACGGCTCGAACCGTCTGGGTACCAACTCACTGCTCGACATCAACGTTTTCGGCAAGCGCGCCGGCAACAATGCTGCCGAGTACGTGAAGACGGCGGAATTCGCCCCGCTGCCCGAGGACCCCACGGCGGAGATCCGCGGCCTCATCGAAATGCTGCAGTCCTCCACGGGAACCGAAAGCATCGCTGCAATCCGCAAGGAGCTGCAGGAGGAGATGGACCGCAACGCACAGGTGTTCCGCACCGATGAGTCGCTGGGCAAGGTCACGCAGACCATCCACGGCCTTCGCCAGCGTTACCGGAACATCGCCGTGCAAGACAAGGGCAAGCGGTTTAACACAGACCTTCTTGAGGCAATCGAACTAGGCTTCTTGCTCGATCTAGCCGAGGTTGTCGTGTTCTCCGCTCGAAACCGCAAGGAGAGCCGTGGCGGTCATATGCGCGACGACTACCCCAACCGCGACGACGAAACCTACATGAAGCACACGATGGCCTACCTCACCGGTGACCCCCACTCTGCTGATGCGGCTGACCACATCAAGCTCGACTGGAAGCCCGTCGTCATCACCAACTACCAGCCCATGGAGAGGAAGTACTGA
- a CDS encoding succinate dehydrogenase hydrophobic membrane anchor subunit, whose translation MTVNIETPRSLPKRSGINLEKWGWIYMRASGVVLVVLIFGHLFVNLMVGDGVHAIDFAFVGGKWADPFWVVWDTLLLWLALIHGANGMRTLIADYAHNPTLRRIFMWSLLGATVVLLVLGSLVIFTFDPCPVGYDDLLPEFCKDIK comes from the coding sequence ATGACGGTAAATATCGAAACTCCTCGCAGCCTTCCCAAGCGCAGCGGCATCAACCTCGAGAAGTGGGGCTGGATCTACATGCGCGCCAGTGGCGTCGTGTTGGTCGTTCTCATCTTCGGGCACCTCTTCGTCAACCTCATGGTCGGCGATGGTGTTCACGCCATCGACTTCGCCTTCGTCGGCGGCAAGTGGGCAGACCCATTCTGGGTTGTCTGGGACACGCTGCTTTTGTGGCTCGCCCTCATCCACGGCGCCAACGGCATGCGCACGCTCATTGCTGATTACGCACACAACCCCACACTTCGCCGCATCTTCATGTGGTCACTGCTCGGCGCAACTGTCGTGCTCTTGGTTCTGGGTTCGCTCGTTATCTTCACGTTCGACCCGTGCCCTGTCGGCTATGACGATCTTCTGCCCGAGTTTTGTAAGGACATAAAGTGA
- the sdhC gene encoding succinate dehydrogenase, cytochrome b556 subunit: MAEAQPVDHKPQGKNKPGGTLYRGSAGMWSWVLHRITGVSIFFFLLVHILDTALLRLSPEAYNAVIGTYQTPIMGIGEVGLVGAIGFHALNGLRIILIDFWSVGTRHHKLLFWIVIALWVVLMLGFTPRHLMNVFGG, from the coding sequence CTGGCCGAAGCCCAGCCAGTGGACCATAAGCCACAAGGCAAGAACAAACCAGGTGGAACGCTCTACCGCGGCAGTGCAGGAATGTGGTCGTGGGTGTTGCACCGAATCACCGGTGTCAGCATCTTCTTCTTCCTCCTTGTGCACATTTTGGATACGGCGCTGCTGCGTCTGAGCCCCGAGGCATACAACGCCGTTATCGGCACCTACCAGACGCCCATCATGGGTATTGGTGAGGTCGGCCTCGTCGGCGCAATCGGCTTCCATGCCCTCAACGGCCTGCGCATCATCCTCATTGACTTCTGGTCGGTCGGAACCCGCCACCACAAGCTCTTGTTCTGGATCGTTATCGCGCTCTGGGTTGTGCTCATGCTCGGCTTCACGCCGCGCCACCTGATGAATGTCTTCGGGGGTTAA
- a CDS encoding mannose-1-phosphate guanylyltransferase yields MSDSSALERFYSVIPAGGIGSRLWPLSRADAPKFLHDLTGAGKTLLRGTWDRLEPLNGDQRIMVVTGRAHRAAVEAQLPALADHNVVLESEPKDSTAAIGLAAAILEHREPGVIIGSFAADHVITDARGFRRAVVEAIAAADAGYIATIGISPTDPAIGFGYIHCGGRLDIAGAPSAFAVDTFVEKPNLDVARGYLAAGDYLWNGGMFISRADVLLKQLGEAEPELLEGLLELAADWDTTRRGATVDRVWPRLRKIAIDYTVAEPAAKAGRLAVIPGDFDWDDVGDFAAIGKLHSGGRVNNLAILGDNPRILSDASTGVVISHSKRLISLIGVEDIVVVDTPDALLVTTTANAQRVKSVVDALKLAGSGDVL; encoded by the coding sequence ATGAGTGATTCTTCTGCCCTTGAGCGTTTCTATAGCGTGATCCCTGCCGGAGGCATCGGGTCGCGGCTGTGGCCGCTGTCGAGAGCCGACGCTCCTAAGTTCTTGCACGACCTCACGGGAGCAGGCAAAACACTGCTCCGCGGCACATGGGATCGCCTCGAACCCCTCAACGGCGACCAGCGCATCATGGTGGTAACCGGTCGAGCGCACCGGGCCGCGGTCGAGGCTCAGCTGCCCGCTCTCGCTGACCACAACGTCGTGCTGGAGAGCGAGCCGAAGGATTCGACCGCCGCGATTGGACTCGCCGCCGCAATCCTCGAACATCGCGAGCCCGGCGTGATCATCGGTTCTTTCGCCGCAGACCATGTGATCACCGATGCCCGCGGCTTTCGGCGCGCCGTTGTCGAAGCCATCGCCGCTGCGGATGCTGGCTACATTGCGACGATCGGCATCAGCCCGACCGATCCGGCCATCGGCTTCGGCTACATTCACTGCGGCGGGCGACTCGACATCGCGGGTGCTCCGAGCGCGTTCGCGGTCGATACCTTCGTTGAGAAGCCAAATCTTGATGTTGCTCGCGGCTATCTGGCCGCGGGGGATTACCTCTGGAACGGCGGCATGTTCATTTCTCGCGCCGACGTGCTGCTCAAGCAGCTCGGAGAGGCGGAACCAGAGCTGCTCGAAGGGTTGCTGGAGCTCGCTGCTGATTGGGATACCACTCGCCGTGGGGCGACGGTCGACCGTGTATGGCCCCGGTTGCGCAAGATTGCGATTGACTACACGGTGGCAGAGCCTGCGGCCAAAGCGGGGCGTCTCGCTGTGATCCCGGGGGACTTCGACTGGGACGACGTGGGTGACTTCGCGGCGATTGGCAAGCTGCACTCCGGTGGGCGTGTCAACAACCTTGCGATTCTCGGGGACAACCCGCGCATTCTCTCCGACGCGTCGACCGGCGTCGTCATCAGCCACTCCAAGCGGCTCATTTCGCTCATTGGAGTCGAGGACATCGTCGTAGTCGATACGCCGGATGCCCTCCTTGTCACGACGACCGCCAACGCGCAGCGGGTCAAGTCTGTCGTCGACGCCCTCAAGCTCGCCGGAAGTGGCGACGTGCTCTAA
- a CDS encoding BMP family lipoprotein gives MVLSSRIRSTAAVIAASGLLALVGCAPAPDQGGDSAGSDYCARMVTNSGGLEDRSFNQSSWEGLEMAAEEFDIDVDAIVSTNETDLAPNVEQAVGTGCELILTVGWELAEATSAQAEANPDLRFAIVDELVEGDNIKPIVFDTAQAAYLAGYLAAGVTKTGIVGTFGGGNQPPVTLFMDGFVDGVAQYNETHGTSVRVLGWDKASQDGLFTGDFENVTLGKTTTEGLLDQNADVILPVAGQVGEGAAAAIAERGGMLIWVDNDGYETLPAEYQGIVLTSILKNTQDAVVEIVRADLDGDFTAEPFIGTLDNGGVGLAPFHDLEAAVPAALVAELEALKARIVAGDIVVTSPSTPK, from the coding sequence ATGGTTCTTTCTTCGCGCATCCGCAGCACCGCCGCTGTCATCGCGGCCTCTGGCCTTCTCGCACTCGTCGGCTGTGCGCCGGCGCCGGATCAAGGCGGTGACTCCGCCGGCTCCGACTACTGCGCTCGCATGGTCACCAACTCAGGAGGGCTCGAGGATCGCTCCTTCAACCAGTCAAGCTGGGAGGGCCTTGAGATGGCGGCGGAGGAGTTTGACATTGACGTCGACGCGATCGTGTCGACCAACGAGACGGACCTCGCCCCCAACGTTGAGCAGGCGGTCGGCACCGGCTGCGAGCTGATTCTCACGGTGGGCTGGGAGCTCGCGGAGGCCACGTCGGCGCAGGCCGAGGCAAACCCCGACCTGCGCTTTGCGATTGTGGACGAGCTGGTTGAGGGCGACAACATCAAGCCGATTGTCTTCGACACCGCGCAGGCCGCCTACCTTGCGGGTTACCTCGCCGCTGGCGTGACCAAGACCGGCATCGTCGGCACCTTCGGTGGCGGCAACCAGCCCCCCGTGACCCTCTTCATGGACGGATTCGTCGACGGCGTTGCTCAGTACAACGAGACCCACGGCACCTCGGTGCGTGTTCTGGGCTGGGACAAGGCCAGCCAGGACGGCCTTTTCACCGGCGACTTCGAGAACGTAACGCTGGGAAAGACCACAACCGAGGGCCTCCTCGACCAGAACGCCGATGTCATCCTCCCCGTGGCCGGGCAGGTCGGCGAAGGAGCCGCCGCAGCAATCGCAGAACGCGGCGGCATGCTGATCTGGGTCGACAATGACGGCTACGAGACGCTGCCTGCTGAATATCAGGGCATCGTGTTGACGAGCATCCTCAAGAACACCCAGGATGCCGTGGTCGAGATCGTGCGCGCAGACCTCGACGGCGACTTCACGGCTGAGCCGTTCATCGGCACGCTCGACAACGGCGGAGTCGGGCTTGCGCCATTCCACGACCTCGAGGCTGCTGTGCCAGCGGCGCTCGTCGCCGAGCTTGAGGCGCTCAAGGCTCGGATCGTGGCGGGCGACATCGTCGTGACGTCTCCGTCAACGCCGAAATAG